In Bacillus sp. KH172YL63, one genomic interval encodes:
- the priA gene encoding primosomal protein N', which yields MNVASVIVDVPAMQTDRTFDYTIPKEWKGIIVPGMRVVVPFGPRKIQGFVIDLKEKGEVSKLKPIHEPMDLIPVLNQELLTLGDWLTEKTLCFKISAFQAMLPAAMKAKYEKFFHLEDNKRPDDLHQKLQPVFQSGREVSWKAIEEMGLLPLIQKEVKSGAIEVIYRVKAKGKKKTVRKLYLAIPQEELEEVLRALPPQASKQKQIIEYMNDAAPGGDGVLASVLLEEMATTSSTIKTLVHKGYLKEKNVEIYRDPFENRTFEKTSPLPLTTQQAESITPILGSIEEKEHHTYLLYGVTGSGKTEIYLQSIQRVLEDGKEAIVMVPEISLTPQMVHRFKGRFGNDVAVLHSGLSTGEKYDEWRKIQRKEVKVVVGARSAVFAPFENLGIIIIDEEHETSYKQEENPRYHARDVAIYRGEYHRCPVILGSATPSLESFARASKGVYRLLTLDKRMNDGPLPSVEIVDMREELRKGNRSMFSTELFEKLQDRLEKGEQTVLFLNRRGHSSFIMCRDCGFVLQCPHCDISLTYHRFSNGMKCHYCGYEEGVPASCPECTSEHIRYFGTGTQKVEEELTKLLPSARIIRMDVDTTSRKGSHEKLLTAFGEGKADILLGTQMIAKGLDFPNITLVGVLSADTMLHLPDFRAAEKTFQLLTQVSGRAGRHALPGEVVIQTYTPEHYSIELASNHDYNRFYQQEMMMRKMGSYPPFFYITLLTLSHEDLLKLVDITEKMAGYIRSKLSDTTIILGPSASPIPRIKNRYRYQCLIKYKREPNLGITLKTVLDQFQQQYASSGLTVSIDVNPYMMM from the coding sequence ATGAACGTAGCTAGCGTCATCGTCGATGTTCCTGCAATGCAGACGGACCGGACCTTTGATTACACCATACCGAAAGAGTGGAAAGGCATCATTGTTCCGGGAATGCGGGTCGTCGTCCCATTCGGTCCGAGGAAAATCCAGGGATTTGTCATCGATCTCAAAGAAAAAGGCGAGGTTTCCAAACTCAAACCGATCCATGAACCGATGGACCTCATTCCTGTATTGAATCAAGAGCTGCTCACATTGGGAGATTGGCTGACAGAGAAAACCCTGTGTTTCAAGATCTCAGCATTTCAGGCGATGCTGCCTGCAGCCATGAAGGCAAAGTATGAAAAATTCTTTCATCTCGAAGACAATAAGCGGCCTGATGACCTCCATCAAAAGCTTCAGCCGGTCTTTCAGAGCGGAAGGGAAGTTTCCTGGAAGGCTATAGAGGAGATGGGACTTCTTCCCCTCATCCAAAAAGAGGTGAAAAGCGGCGCTATTGAGGTCATTTACAGAGTAAAGGCCAAGGGTAAAAAGAAAACGGTCCGAAAACTGTATCTTGCCATCCCTCAGGAAGAACTGGAGGAAGTGTTGCGTGCACTTCCGCCCCAGGCAAGTAAACAAAAGCAGATCATAGAGTACATGAATGACGCTGCACCTGGAGGGGACGGGGTCCTTGCTTCAGTGCTCCTTGAAGAAATGGCCACGACTTCAAGCACGATCAAGACGCTTGTCCACAAAGGATACTTGAAGGAAAAAAACGTTGAAATCTACCGGGATCCCTTTGAAAACAGAACGTTTGAAAAGACCTCGCCGCTTCCGCTAACCACCCAGCAGGCCGAATCGATTACGCCGATACTGGGGTCGATCGAGGAAAAGGAGCATCACACATATCTCCTTTACGGCGTGACCGGGAGCGGGAAAACAGAAATCTATCTTCAGTCGATTCAGCGCGTGTTGGAAGACGGAAAAGAAGCGATCGTAATGGTTCCTGAAATTTCCCTGACTCCACAGATGGTCCATAGGTTCAAAGGGCGCTTTGGTAACGATGTTGCCGTCCTTCACAGTGGATTATCGACCGGTGAAAAATATGATGAATGGAGAAAGATTCAGCGAAAAGAAGTCAAGGTCGTCGTTGGTGCACGCTCGGCTGTTTTCGCGCCATTTGAAAACCTTGGCATCATCATCATCGACGAGGAGCATGAAACGAGTTACAAGCAGGAGGAAAATCCCCGATATCATGCAAGGGATGTAGCCATTTACCGGGGGGAATACCACAGATGTCCGGTCATTTTGGGAAGTGCGACCCCTTCCCTTGAATCATTCGCACGTGCATCCAAGGGCGTCTACAGGCTCCTCACCTTGGACAAACGGATGAATGATGGACCGCTTCCCTCTGTTGAGATCGTTGATATGAGGGAGGAATTGAGGAAGGGGAACCGCTCGATGTTTTCAACCGAACTGTTCGAGAAGCTGCAGGACCGGTTGGAAAAGGGAGAGCAGACCGTATTGTTTCTAAACAGGAGGGGACATTCCTCTTTCATCATGTGCAGGGACTGCGGCTTTGTCCTTCAATGTCCTCATTGTGACATTTCCCTTACCTATCATCGTTTCTCGAACGGGATGAAATGTCATTACTGCGGCTACGAAGAAGGAGTGCCGGCATCGTGCCCTGAGTGTACGAGCGAACATATCCGTTATTTTGGGACAGGTACACAAAAGGTAGAGGAAGAATTGACGAAACTGCTGCCTTCTGCCCGCATCATCAGGATGGACGTCGATACGACCTCCCGGAAAGGGTCCCATGAGAAGTTGCTGACTGCCTTTGGGGAAGGAAAGGCGGATATCCTGCTTGGGACACAAATGATTGCCAAAGGTTTAGACTTTCCGAACATCACGCTCGTAGGCGTGCTAAGTGCAGATACGATGCTCCATCTTCCTGATTTCAGGGCAGCAGAGAAGACGTTCCAGCTGTTGACCCAGGTGAGTGGGAGAGCCGGCAGGCACGCGCTGCCCGGGGAAGTGGTCATTCAGACTTACACACCGGAACACTATTCAATCGAACTTGCCTCGAATCATGATTATAACCGCTTTTATCAACAGGAAATGATGATGAGGAAAATGGGGTCCTACCCGCCATTCTTCTACATCACCCTCCTCACATTAAGTCATGAGGATCTGTTGAAGCTTGTGGACATCACGGAGAAAATGGCTGGGTATATCCGCTCTAAGCTGTCAGATACGACCATCATCCTTGGGCCCAGTGCATCACCCATCCCCCGGATAAAGAATAGATATCGTTATCAATGTTTGATAAAATACAAGCGGGAGCCAAATCTTGGTATCACGTTAAAAACAGTGCTGGATCAATTCCAACAGCAATATGCATCAAGCGGACTGACCGTTTCGATTGATGTGAATCCTTATATGATGATGTAA
- the rsmB gene encoding 16S rRNA (cytosine(967)-C(5))-methyltransferase RsmB gives MSKRTKTVREAALEVIEAVEKNQSYSNLLLHSVIEKNELPRKDIGLLTELTYGTIQRKMTLDFYLAPFIKGKLDDWVRQLLRLSLYQLVYLDRIPDRAVFHEAVEIAKKRGHKGISGLVNGVLRSVQRKGLPSLDSIKDPVERVAIETSHPYWLVKRWEEQFGLAKTKEMCETNLIAPKQTARVNTTKIAREELMKLLSDNGNEVKESPVVPVAIQSLRGNLAKTEAYKEGQLTIQDESSMLVPYALKLEKGMKVLDACAAPGGKTTHIAEMLSGTGEVNALDLHKHKVKLIDDNAARLGLDNVKTATLDSRKAAEKFEKESFDRILVDAPCSGLGVLRRKPDIKYAKKEADLVSLQKIQLDILSAVAPLLKKDGLLVYSTCTVDQNENEGTVSAFLRDHPGFEVHPLDVLPETVAPFIENHQLQVFPQDFGGDGFFISCFRKKA, from the coding sequence ATGAGTAAACGAACCAAGACAGTCCGTGAAGCAGCGCTTGAGGTGATCGAGGCAGTCGAAAAAAATCAATCTTACAGCAATTTATTGCTTCATTCAGTGATCGAAAAAAATGAGCTTCCAAGGAAAGACATCGGCTTATTGACAGAGCTGACGTACGGGACGATTCAACGGAAGATGACCCTCGATTTCTATCTGGCGCCTTTCATCAAAGGGAAACTCGATGACTGGGTGCGCCAATTACTCCGTTTATCTCTTTATCAGCTAGTCTATTTGGACCGTATCCCGGACCGTGCGGTATTCCACGAAGCAGTCGAAATCGCCAAAAAGCGGGGGCATAAAGGAATATCCGGGTTGGTCAACGGGGTGTTAAGGTCTGTACAGCGAAAAGGACTTCCTTCCCTTGACTCCATAAAGGATCCGGTCGAGCGTGTGGCCATTGAAACAAGCCATCCTTACTGGCTCGTGAAGAGATGGGAAGAACAATTCGGACTTGCAAAGACGAAAGAAATGTGTGAGACCAACCTGATTGCCCCTAAGCAGACTGCCCGTGTAAATACGACCAAAATTGCCCGCGAAGAACTGATGAAGCTTCTTTCAGACAATGGAAATGAAGTGAAAGAAAGTCCGGTCGTACCGGTAGCGATTCAGTCACTCCGGGGCAACCTTGCGAAAACAGAGGCATATAAAGAAGGTCAATTGACCATCCAGGATGAAAGCTCAATGCTTGTTCCATATGCATTGAAGCTTGAAAAAGGCATGAAGGTGCTTGATGCCTGCGCTGCTCCTGGCGGGAAAACGACCCATATCGCGGAAATGCTGTCAGGAACCGGGGAAGTGAACGCCCTGGACCTTCATAAGCATAAAGTGAAATTGATTGACGACAATGCTGCCAGATTAGGATTGGACAATGTGAAAACGGCCACCCTTGACAGCCGGAAGGCGGCAGAAAAATTCGAGAAGGAAAGCTTTGACAGAATCCTTGTCGATGCCCCGTGCTCCGGGTTAGGCGTCCTGAGAAGAAAGCCCGATATCAAGTATGCAAAAAAAGAAGCAGATCTGGTTTCATTGCAAAAAATTCAGCTCGATATCCTGTCGGCTGTTGCCCCGTTGCTAAAGAAAGACGGCCTGCTTGTTTATAGTACATGCACAGTGGATCAAAATGAAAATGAAGGGACCGTCTCGGCTTTCCTGCGTGATCACCCGGGATTTGAAGTGCATCCCCTTGATGTTCTCCCGGAAACGGTAGCGCCGTTTATCGAAAATCATCAGCTGCAAGTATTTCCTCAGGATTTCGGTGGGGACGGATTCTTTATTTCCTGTTTCCGGAAAAAAGCTTGA
- the coaBC gene encoding bifunctional phosphopantothenoylcysteine decarboxylase/phosphopantothenate--cysteine ligase CoaBC has product MMQGKKILLCVSGGIAVYKAAALTSKLVQNGAEVKVIMTESAKKFVAPLTFQALSRQDVYWDTFDEKDSEKIAHIDLADWADLVLVAPATANIIGKLANGIADDMISTTILATTADVWIAPAMNVHMYDHPAVKRNLDTLYEYGYRFVEPSEGYLACGYVGKGRLEEPEKIVDLIDRHFSEDDQYKHLLKGKKVVITAGPTREMVDPVRYFSNRSTGKMGYALAEAAASSGADVVLISGPSGLQVPKGVEFVSVTSAEDMYQAVLEAFPTADIVVKSAAVADYRPKETLGEKLKKKEGNLVIEFERTKDILMSLGERKKHQFLIGFAAETQDVEKYAKAKLEKKRADMIVANNVKETGSGFGTDTNKVSIVTGDGNVRNLPLMTKGEVAREIFKEAMNQMKKGAEHERS; this is encoded by the coding sequence ATGATGCAGGGGAAAAAAATATTATTGTGTGTTTCAGGAGGCATCGCTGTATATAAAGCAGCAGCCTTAACAAGCAAGCTCGTTCAAAACGGGGCGGAGGTAAAAGTCATCATGACCGAGTCGGCAAAGAAATTTGTCGCACCTCTCACATTCCAGGCCCTGTCCCGTCAAGATGTGTATTGGGATACGTTTGATGAAAAGGATTCAGAGAAAATCGCTCATATCGATCTCGCCGATTGGGCCGATCTGGTGCTTGTCGCTCCGGCAACCGCTAACATCATCGGGAAACTTGCGAACGGAATTGCAGATGATATGATTTCCACGACGATCCTTGCCACAACGGCAGACGTCTGGATCGCCCCGGCTATGAATGTACATATGTATGACCATCCGGCAGTGAAACGCAATCTCGATACCCTTTATGAGTATGGTTATCGATTTGTCGAACCGAGTGAAGGGTATTTGGCCTGTGGCTATGTTGGAAAGGGACGGTTGGAAGAACCTGAAAAGATCGTCGATTTGATCGACCGCCATTTTTCTGAGGATGATCAGTATAAGCATCTCCTGAAAGGAAAGAAAGTCGTCATCACCGCCGGTCCGACGAGGGAAATGGTCGATCCCGTACGCTATTTCTCAAATCGCTCGACAGGGAAGATGGGATATGCCCTCGCTGAAGCGGCAGCCTCCTCAGGTGCCGATGTCGTTCTCATTTCCGGCCCTTCCGGATTGCAGGTACCCAAGGGTGTGGAGTTTGTTTCTGTGACAAGTGCTGAAGACATGTATCAAGCCGTTCTTGAAGCATTCCCGACGGCAGATATTGTCGTGAAGAGCGCTGCGGTTGCCGACTATCGACCGAAGGAAACCCTCGGGGAGAAACTGAAGAAAAAAGAAGGAAATCTTGTGATTGAATTCGAACGGACAAAAGATATCCTGATGAGTCTAGGTGAACGAAAGAAGCATCAATTCCTGATTGGATTCGCCGCGGAAACACAGGATGTTGAGAAATATGCAAAAGCGAAGCTCGAGAAGAAAAGGGCAGATATGATTGTCGCGAACAATGTGAAAGAAACCGGTTCAGGATTCGGGACAGATACGAATAAAGTGTCGATTGTCACAGGTGACGGTAACGTAAGGAACCTCCCGCTCATGACGAAGGGCGAGGTAGCAAGGGAGATTTTCAAGGAAGCAATGAATCAAATGAAGAAGGGTGCCGAACATGAACGTAGCTAG
- the rsgA gene encoding ribosome small subunit-dependent GTPase A: MPEGKIVKALSGFYYVLSEGTITQCRGRGVFRKNKVTPLVGDYVEFQAENKTDGYLLKVFERKNELVRPPIANVDQAILVFSASEPDFSPALLDRFLVLIESKGIEPLICVTKMDLLSPEQSEKIAAYVEEYRSFGYEVLMTSSKTEHGVEELTPYLKDKISVFAGQSGVGKSSLLNALKPELELKTAMISSHLGRGKHTTRHVELIDIEDGLVADTPGFSSLEFTVLEAEELPACFPEMVSVADDCKFRGCLHINEPKCAVKAAVESGEIPAYRYDHYLTFHKEIKDRKPRY, encoded by the coding sequence ATGCCTGAAGGAAAAATTGTTAAAGCGTTGAGTGGATTTTATTACGTACTTTCAGAAGGCACGATTACGCAGTGCCGGGGGAGGGGAGTATTTCGTAAAAATAAAGTGACCCCTTTGGTTGGTGACTATGTTGAATTCCAGGCGGAGAATAAGACGGATGGATATCTCTTGAAAGTATTTGAACGTAAGAACGAATTGGTCCGGCCGCCGATTGCCAACGTGGATCAAGCCATATTGGTTTTCTCCGCCAGTGAACCGGATTTCAGTCCGGCTCTGTTGGACCGCTTTCTTGTGCTGATTGAAAGCAAGGGGATCGAACCGCTTATCTGCGTAACAAAGATGGATTTATTAAGCCCTGAACAATCAGAAAAGATCGCTGCCTACGTGGAAGAGTACCGCTCATTCGGTTATGAAGTCCTCATGACTTCCTCAAAAACCGAGCACGGGGTAGAAGAGCTGACACCTTATTTAAAAGATAAAATCTCCGTATTTGCAGGACAGTCCGGGGTGGGGAAATCATCCCTCCTCAACGCGTTGAAGCCTGAGCTTGAGCTGAAAACGGCGATGATTTCCTCCCACTTAGGCCGTGGGAAACATACGACCCGGCATGTTGAACTGATAGATATTGAAGATGGTCTGGTGGCGGATACGCCTGGGTTCAGTTCATTGGAATTCACTGTGCTTGAAGCCGAGGAGCTTCCGGCATGCTTCCCTGAGATGGTCTCTGTGGCAGATGATTGTAAATTCAGGGGCTGCCTTCATATCAATGAGCCGAAATGTGCCGTGAAAGCGGCAGTCGAATCTGGGGAGATCCCAGCATACCGGTATGATCACTACTTGACGTTCCATAAAGAAATCAAAGATAGAAAGCCGAGGTACTGA
- the fmt gene encoding methionyl-tRNA formyltransferase, producing MTKVIFMGTPDFSVPVLQSLVDEKYDVIAVVTQPDRPVGRKRTLTPPPVKVAAEQLGIPVYQPEKIKNEDELNEVLALKPDLIVTAAFGQILPNALLEAPKYGCINVHASLLPELRGGAPIHYSILQGKEKTGITIMYMVEKLDAGDIISQVEVEIDERDHVGTLHDKLSIAGAKLLVETVPALLKGEISPVKQDDAKATFARNIKREQEVIDWTKDGEEIYNHIRGLHPWPVAYTTLENNVMKVWWGEKVEAEAKTPGEILSIEEDGFVVSTGNNVGIKITDLQPSGKKRMSAKDYLRGAGSNLKAGMIVGEKNE from the coding sequence ATGACGAAAGTGATTTTTATGGGGACGCCGGATTTCTCGGTTCCCGTTCTTCAATCGTTGGTAGATGAAAAGTATGATGTGATTGCGGTTGTCACACAACCGGACAGGCCGGTCGGCAGAAAAAGGACACTGACACCTCCGCCGGTGAAGGTAGCAGCCGAACAACTGGGCATCCCGGTCTATCAACCTGAAAAAATTAAAAACGAAGATGAGTTGAATGAAGTGCTCGCTTTGAAGCCGGACCTTATCGTCACGGCCGCATTCGGACAGATCCTGCCCAATGCGCTGCTTGAAGCGCCTAAGTATGGATGCATCAATGTGCATGCCTCCCTTCTGCCTGAACTAAGAGGCGGAGCACCAATCCATTATTCCATCCTTCAAGGGAAGGAAAAGACCGGTATTACCATCATGTACATGGTGGAAAAGCTTGATGCAGGGGATATCATCAGTCAGGTCGAAGTAGAAATCGATGAGCGTGATCATGTCGGGACGCTTCATGATAAATTGAGCATTGCAGGTGCCAAACTGCTCGTTGAAACGGTGCCGGCATTATTAAAAGGAGAAATCTCCCCAGTGAAGCAGGATGATGCGAAAGCAACGTTCGCCAGAAATATCAAACGTGAACAAGAAGTGATCGACTGGACGAAAGACGGTGAAGAGATTTATAACCACATCAGAGGGCTTCACCCTTGGCCGGTTGCTTACACGACGCTTGAAAACAACGTCATGAAAGTATGGTGGGGAGAAAAAGTGGAAGCAGAAGCCAAAACCCCCGGGGAAATCCTGAGCATCGAAGAAGATGGCTTTGTCGTTTCTACAGGTAATAACGTAGGAATCAAAATTACCGACCTGCAGCCGTCAGGCAAAAAGCGAATGAGCGCGAAAGATTACCTCAGGGGAGCAGGTTCAAACTTAAAAGCCGGAATGATTGTAGGAGAAAAAAATGAGTAA
- the pknB gene encoding Stk1 family PASTA domain-containing Ser/Thr kinase, with product MMEGKRISGRYRIIKLIGGGGMANVYLAHDVILDREVAIKMLRIDFANEEEFIKRFQREAQSATSLTHPNIVSIYDVGEEDDLYYIVMEYVHGMTLKQYIQQHSPVDVDKAIDIMKQLTLAMSHAHQNHIVHRDIKPHNILLDEEGNVKITDFGIAMALSATSITQTNSVLGSVHYLSPEQARGGMATKKSDIYSLGIVMFELLTGRLPFSGESAVSIALKHLQSETPSLKRWNPDIPQSVENIVLKATAKDPFRRYESLEEMDEDLSTALDSDRINEPKFAVPLDDEATKAIPVITDQKAYSNLDDTIVHQANTDAVQTKPTPPVQNGKKKGKKKDATKTKSKKKWPIVIVSLFFLLILLGVAAVTLVPDLLGPKEIKVPDVTGKDMTKAVSMIVSDGFVVGETKEQASDSVPEGQVIRTNPKAGRLANEGSAIDVYVSTGKAKLEVEDYTGKDFEEVASELEEAGFKVEKEDEYSEDEAAGTILDQDPSPGVEVVPEETTITLTVSKGQESFDLDSLEGFDQTALDKYEASKGINIIVQGQQFSSDVEEGRVISHKPVASTPIKKGDTVYVIMSKGPEEIPVKEETLEETVPYSGQDGNPQTVEVFIEDKDSQLNGDPDQIQGIIEDTKITMTFTLEQGKQGKYRILVDGKEYKSGTVEYPKEDE from the coding sequence ATGATGGAAGGAAAACGCATCAGTGGGCGTTACAGGATCATCAAATTAATTGGCGGCGGGGGCATGGCCAACGTATACCTGGCACATGATGTCATATTAGATCGTGAAGTGGCGATAAAAATGCTCCGGATCGATTTCGCCAATGAAGAAGAATTTATCAAAAGGTTCCAACGTGAGGCCCAATCTGCGACCAGCCTGACGCACCCGAACATTGTGAGCATCTATGATGTAGGGGAAGAAGATGATCTTTATTATATCGTCATGGAATATGTCCATGGGATGACGTTGAAGCAATACATACAGCAGCACTCGCCGGTCGATGTGGACAAGGCGATCGATATTATGAAGCAGCTGACACTTGCGATGTCACATGCCCATCAAAATCATATCGTTCACCGTGATATCAAGCCTCACAATATCCTCCTTGATGAAGAGGGGAATGTGAAAATAACCGATTTCGGGATCGCGATGGCCTTGAGTGCCACTTCGATCACACAGACCAATTCAGTCCTCGGTTCGGTTCATTATCTCTCGCCTGAACAAGCGAGGGGAGGCATGGCGACGAAGAAGTCGGATATCTATTCACTTGGTATCGTGATGTTCGAATTATTAACCGGAAGATTACCATTTTCAGGGGAGTCAGCTGTTTCGATTGCCTTGAAGCACCTTCAATCGGAAACACCGTCCCTGAAAAGATGGAATCCAGATATCCCTCAAAGTGTAGAAAATATCGTCTTGAAAGCAACGGCGAAGGATCCTTTCCGACGATACGAGAGCTTGGAGGAAATGGATGAGGATCTCTCGACGGCCCTGGATTCCGACCGGATCAATGAGCCGAAATTTGCCGTGCCTCTTGATGACGAGGCGACGAAGGCGATTCCGGTGATCACGGATCAGAAGGCCTATTCTAACCTGGATGATACAATCGTCCATCAGGCGAATACCGATGCCGTCCAGACGAAACCGACGCCTCCTGTTCAAAATGGGAAGAAAAAGGGGAAAAAGAAAGATGCCACCAAAACAAAGAGTAAAAAGAAATGGCCGATCGTGATTGTCAGCCTTTTCTTCCTCTTGATCCTATTGGGGGTTGCAGCGGTCACCCTCGTACCGGATCTGCTTGGCCCTAAAGAAATCAAAGTACCGGATGTTACAGGGAAAGATATGACCAAAGCTGTGTCGATGATTGTGTCTGACGGATTTGTTGTAGGCGAAACAAAAGAACAAGCAAGCGACAGTGTGCCGGAAGGGCAAGTGATCAGAACGAATCCGAAAGCAGGACGATTGGCAAATGAGGGATCTGCGATCGATGTTTATGTCAGCACAGGCAAAGCGAAGCTGGAGGTCGAGGATTACACCGGCAAGGACTTTGAAGAAGTTGCTTCCGAGCTTGAGGAAGCGGGCTTCAAGGTGGAAAAAGAAGACGAGTACAGTGAAGATGAAGCGGCAGGGACGATTTTGGATCAAGATCCTTCCCCGGGTGTCGAAGTCGTGCCTGAAGAGACGACGATCACCTTAACGGTCAGCAAAGGGCAGGAATCTTTCGACCTTGACAGTTTGGAAGGATTCGACCAAACCGCCCTTGATAAATATGAAGCGTCAAAAGGCATCAACATCATTGTACAGGGCCAACAATTCTCTTCCGATGTGGAAGAAGGACGGGTTATCTCCCATAAGCCTGTTGCAAGCACACCAATCAAAAAAGGTGACACGGTGTATGTGATCATGTCTAAGGGGCCGGAGGAAATCCCTGTGAAGGAAGAAACGTTAGAAGAAACCGTCCCATACAGCGGACAGGATGGAAACCCGCAGACAGTGGAAGTTTTCATTGAAGACAAAGACAGTCAATTAAACGGAGATCCTGACCAGATTCAAGGAATCATCGAGGATACAAAAATTACTATGACGTTTACACTAGAGCAAGGTAAACAAGGGAAATACCGGATCCTTGTGGACGGAAAAGAGTATAAATCCGGGACTGTCGAATATCCTAAAGAAGATGAATGA
- the def gene encoding peptide deformylase encodes MAILPIVMHPDPILEKECEKVTDFDKKLKKLLANMYDTMLEADGVGLAAPQVGVDLQVAIVDIGDDTGTIELINPEIIETKGKDTDLEGCLSFPGLYGEVTRPYAIKVRSYDRKGRMVEFHAEDFLARAIQHEIDHLHGILFTSKVEKYITEEDLEGYEAK; translated from the coding sequence ATGGCAATACTTCCAATTGTAATGCATCCGGACCCGATCCTGGAAAAGGAATGTGAAAAGGTTACGGATTTTGATAAGAAATTAAAAAAATTATTAGCTAATATGTATGATACGATGCTTGAAGCAGATGGAGTAGGACTTGCAGCTCCCCAAGTGGGAGTTGACCTGCAGGTGGCCATCGTCGACATCGGCGATGATACCGGTACGATCGAATTGATCAACCCTGAGATCATTGAAACGAAAGGTAAGGATACAGATCTTGAAGGCTGCCTCAGTTTCCCAGGTTTATACGGCGAAGTGACCCGTCCATATGCGATCAAGGTCCGCTCCTACGATCGAAAGGGAAGAATGGTTGAGTTTCATGCCGAAGACTTTTTGGCAAGGGCGATCCAGCATGAAATTGATCACCTTCACGGCATCCTCTTTACATCGAAAGTAGAGAAATATATTACAGAAGAAGATTTAGAAGGGTATGAAGCAAAATGA
- a CDS encoding Stp1/IreP family PP2C-type Ser/Thr phosphatase yields the protein MKTVYFTDKGKVRQHNEDSAGVFVNPHGDHLAIVADGMGGHRAGDVASQLTISILKDFWENTEKFNTADEAENWLKSTINEVNNKVYTYSQSNSECEGMGTTLVGAICTSLFATIVNIGDSRGYILNENGFHQLTEDHTLVNELVRSGEITKEDAEHHPRKNVILRAIGTESSISMDIKTIMFEDDDVILLCSDGLSNKVSEKEMKDVLVQDQSLEYKGESLVQLANEYGGEDNITVVIVEFAAETESG from the coding sequence GTGAAGACGGTTTATTTTACGGACAAAGGGAAAGTGCGTCAACATAACGAAGACAGTGCCGGGGTGTTTGTCAACCCTCACGGAGATCATTTAGCGATTGTGGCAGACGGGATGGGCGGCCACAGGGCAGGGGATGTGGCGAGCCAGCTGACGATTTCAATCCTAAAAGATTTCTGGGAAAATACGGAGAAATTCAATACCGCTGATGAAGCGGAAAATTGGTTAAAATCGACTATTAACGAAGTAAACAACAAAGTATATACTTATTCCCAATCCAATTCAGAATGTGAAGGGATGGGCACGACGCTTGTCGGGGCCATCTGTACGTCCCTGTTTGCGACCATCGTGAACATCGGTGACAGCAGGGGGTATATCCTGAATGAAAACGGCTTTCATCAACTGACAGAGGATCATACCCTTGTCAATGAATTGGTGAGAAGCGGGGAAATCACCAAAGAAGATGCCGAGCATCATCCCCGGAAAAATGTAATACTGAGAGCGATTGGAACGGAATCGTCCATATCGATGGATATCAAGACGATCATGTTTGAAGATGACGATGTCATTCTTTTATGCTCAGACGGCCTGTCTAACAAAGTATCTGAAAAAGAAATGAAGGATGTATTGGTGCAGGATCAGTCTCTTGAATATAAAGGGGAGTCGCTCGTTCAGTTAGCCAATGAATATGGCGGTGAAGATAATATTACCGTAGTAATTGTCGAGTTTGCCGCTGAAACGGAAAGCGGGTGA
- the rpe gene encoding ribulose-phosphate 3-epimerase: MKIAPSILSANFADLGNEIKDVEKGGADYIHVDVMDGHFVPNITLGPMIVQAIRPITELPLDVHLMIENPDQYIEAFADAGADYITVHVEAAKHLHRTIQLIKGKGVKAGVVLNPATPAESIKPIIADVDMVLLMTVNPGFGGQSFIPSVVPKIRQIREWANEVNPGLEIEVDGGINPETAALCAQAGADVFVAGSAIYNQSDRRAAIEQLRKSLS; this comes from the coding sequence ATGAAAATCGCACCATCGATCCTTTCTGCCAACTTTGCAGATTTGGGAAATGAAATCAAAGATGTTGAAAAAGGCGGAGCGGACTATATCCATGTAGACGTCATGGACGGACATTTCGTTCCGAATATTACCCTTGGACCGATGATCGTACAGGCGATCCGCCCGATTACGGAGCTGCCGTTGGATGTCCATTTGATGATTGAAAATCCTGACCAGTATATCGAGGCCTTTGCAGATGCAGGGGCGGATTATATCACTGTTCACGTCGAAGCGGCAAAGCATCTACACAGGACGATTCAGTTGATCAAGGGCAAGGGCGTCAAGGCGGGGGTTGTGTTGAACCCGGCCACACCGGCTGAGTCGATCAAGCCGATAATAGCAGATGTGGATATGGTCCTCCTGATGACCGTGAATCCAGGTTTTGGGGGGCAGTCCTTCATCCCTTCTGTTGTGCCGAAAATCAGGCAAATCCGTGAATGGGCGAATGAAGTGAACCCGGGCTTGGAAATCGAAGTGGACGGGGGGATCAACCCGGAAACAGCCGCCCTGTGTGCACAAGCTGGAGCCGATGTGTTTGTTGCAGGATCCGCCATATATAACCAGAGCGACCGCCGGGCTGCGATCGAACAATTAAGAAAGTCTCTTTCATAA